The following is a genomic window from Pseudophryne corroboree isolate aPseCor3 chromosome 3, aPseCor3.hap2, whole genome shotgun sequence.
ATTCTGACTGGTAAATTTGGTTATTTGGAATGTACAATAGCTAACCTATACGCACCGAATTCTGGCCAAGcctctttttttaattcttttttcacAGAACTAACTAAGTTTAGAAAGGGCCACCTACTTCTAGGAGGTGACTTTAACGCAGTCCTCGACATTGCTTTGGATAGGTCCTCCCCCACATCCCCATCACAAACCAACTCTTCAAGCCGCTCCCTAAATAAACACATCACAGAGTCTGGTCTTTTCGATGTTTGGAGAGCCCTCAACCCCACCTCCCGGGACTATACATTTTTTTCAACGCCACATCACACTTACTCCCGAATAGACCTTTTTCTTTGTTGTGCCTCAATAGCTCCACATATTGTAGGCTCTACTATAGTCTCCAACCCGTGGTCAGACCACTCCATCGTGACTGCCTCCTTTGACCTTCTAGACATTCCTATATCCCGTCCTCCGTGGCGTTTAAATGAAACACTACTGAAAATCCCGCAATTTCAAGACAAGATCAACTCTGCCATAATAGAATATTTCTCTCTCAACAACGTTGATCCCCCCTGCTCTCCTCTggtctgggaagcacacaaagctgtTATCAGAGGCCACATCATTAGCTATGCCTCACATAGAAATAGAGAACACAAACTAAAAATTAAAACCCTCACGGACGAGGTTCACGTCCTAGAAACCCAACATAAAATGTGCCCTACCCGAGCCCTACTTAATCAACTTACTGTGGCTAGGGCCGCGCTGAACGCATTGTTAGCCGAGAAAACAGAGAAATCTCTACGCTGGCTCCAGCAGAAATTTTATGAAAAAAGTAACAAAGCTGATACCCTCTTAGCCAACAGACTTAAAGCTAGGAAAGCCCAGACGGCTATTAAAGCCTTGAAAGATGACACGGGAACCCTTCAGTACAACCCGTCAGctattaataccctttttaaaacaTACTATGAAAAGTTATACAACATCTCGGATTCCCCAAACACCTTACCCCCGGGTACTCCCTCAATCTCAGATTTTCTCACTTCCTGTGACCTTCCCTGCGTGGACTCAGAGACTGTGCTGGGCCTGGATAGACCCATCACAGACGATGAAGTAAAATTAGCCCTCCAATCACAAAAACCATCTAAAGCCCCGGGACCAGATGGTTTTCCAATGTCCTATTATAAGACTTTTCAGTCGACTTTAGTCCCCCATCTCTCTCAAATGTTCAATCAGGTTCTAGAAGGGTCACCCTTTCACTACCAAACCACTAGGGCCACGATTACAGTTATTCCCAAGCCTGGCAAAGACCCTCAACTCGtcactaactaccgtcccatctcactCCTCAACACCGATTTGAAAATCTTCGCTAAAATCCTGGCCACTCGTCTTAACCCAATTCTTCCTTCCCTGATCCACCCTGATCAAGTGGGTTTTGTCCCCTCCAGGCAGGCACTGGACAATACTAGACGAACCGTTGATGTAATTCAACACATTAACACCACCAAACTACCCTCTCTAGTGCTCgccctggacgcggagaaagccttcGACAGGGTCTCATGGCCGTTTATGCACCAAACCCTCAGACAGTTCGGTCTTCGAGGGAAATTCCTACAAGCTATACAGGCCCTATATCACACTCCATCTGCAGCGGTCCGTGCCGGTGGACTTTTGTCTGATTCTTTCCCAGTTACCAATGGAACTAGGCAGGGGTGCCCTCTGTCACCTCTCATATTTGCACTTATCATAGAACCCCTTGCATCTCGCATCCGTGCCAATCCCGACATATCAGGGGTATCAATCAATCGCTCTCAATACACCCTCTCCTTATTCGCGGATGACATTCTCTTAACACTAACCAACCCACTCATCTCCCTTCCAAACCTTTTCCACGAACTCAACACATATGGCAGTCTTTCGGGTTACAAGATAAACCATTCAAAATCCGAGGCACTACCTCTCCATATTCCAGGCGCGGATAAAAACCTCTTGCAATCTAATTTTTCATTCTCATGGCGAAATAAGTCATTGCAATATTTAGGTGTCCAAATAACAAAGTCATATGACTCACTTTATCGCGCCAATTACCCTTCACTTTTCAGGTCGATCCACAATGATCTTCAGCTCTGGCGGTCCTATTTCCTGTCCTGGATCGGTCGCATCAATGCAATAAAAATGAATGTGCTCCCAAGGCTGCTATATTTCTTTCAAACACTCCCTATACGGGTCCCGTCTCATACCCTGCAGACCCTTCAATCGTCACTCGGTAAATTTGTCTGGAACCACAAAAAAGCGCGAATTAGACGGGATATCCTGGCTAAACACACACGAACTGGGGGACTTGGTCTACCCATACTCCAACGTTACTATGATGCGGCCCGTCTTAGTCAGATGATTGCATGGCATTCCCCTCGACACACTAAACGATGGGTCGACCTGGAAAGTGACCTGGCTGCTGTTCCTTCGATTTCTTATTTACCATGGCTGCACAGCACACACTACGGCCAAGCTAGTGCTTCCTCTCCCACAGCAGGGCTCACCTTGCAACACTGGGCGTCACTTAATAAGAAGTTGAAGCTTGCCACTTCCCCGTCCCCTCTAACCCCTCTTTGGTTTAATCCTGCCTTCCCACCGGGACTTTCGCCCGCGATGGCCCTTCCCTGGACCACTTCGGGGATCACGCGAGTTCATCATATTGTGGGCAGACACGCTCTAAAGTCTTTCGCGGACTTGCAAGAACAATTCGGAATCCCTAATTCCCTACATTTTCAGTACTTACAACTACGTCACTTTATATCATCCCTCCACCTATCGTACCCATTGCAAATTCCAACCCCTCTAGAAAGATTTTGTATGTACCACCCTAATGATAAGGGGGCTATCTCATTTTTATATAAATCCATTTTGACCCTAGACCCCCCCTCTCTTGAACCTCATGAACAGAATTGGGAAACGGATCTAGGGATACATCTGGCAACAGAGGAATGGGAATCAATCCGTACAGCAATATCTAAATGTTCCATAAGCGTGGCCATACGTGAAAATGCATACAAGGTTTATACCAGATGGTACCTAGTGCCTGAGAAACTTCATCGCCTCTACCCGAATACCTCCAATCTATGCTGGAGACATTGTGGGGAAGTGGGCTCATTCTACCACATTTGGTGGTCATGCCCTGTGATTACCCGTTATTGGGGTATGGTTAGATCCCTTATTAACGCCCTCGCTGAACCCACGACACCCCTTTCTCCAGTGAACTTACTACTCTGTGCCCCGATAGACAATGTTCCTACTGAAACGAACAAACTGATTCTCCATATCTCGGGCGCGGCTAAATACCTAATAGCGCGTAATTGGAAAGCCGCTACAGCCCCCGTCAGACAGGAACTACTGAATAGAATCTGGTTCATTTCAAGGATGGAATACATAACCAGCCTACAAAATAATACAGTACTAAAGTTTCACTCCATATGGCTCCCTTGGTATAGGTTTCATAACACCTCTCTTCCAGGTCTTGGTTAAGGCTTTGACCCCTTTCCactctctccacccccccccccccctttttttttacttttatttttttttaatttatttacccCGACCTGCTAGGGACCTCTTCTCTCCTTCTCTCACTGCTACACTTTCTCTCCTACTCTCCCATACTTTCCCCTATTCCCCCAGCTTATAGTCTTTCTTCAAGATATGTTTATAGTTGTTATTCAACAGATTTTCCAAACACCTTTTATATACCTTTAGCTAAGAAAAAATATTAGCTGACAAGGTCCCTTTCTAGATTGATTATTTTTGTTTATATATTAAGggctttttcttctctttttttctctcttttctggCTTACTTTATATGTACCCTTTCTTTATTACATAGAGATGCTATATCTGATGTTACATGTGTGCTTGCTTATGCAATAACTCACTCGCAATTGACATTTGCTTGCCACCATTTGACCCCTAACTATCATCTCTGTAACCGTCTGTAACCGTTTGTATTTTCAATAAAAATTtacgattgaaaaaaaaaaaaaaaacagtgtgttCGATTACTTTGTGTCTAATGCAGGTGGTTCCAGTAACACAAAttgcccagagagatgtccccgtcccctGTATTCccgggactgtacagaggagaatcacaggaccccacaggaggatcaggtaggtgggatttaaggTCTAGTAGAGAAGCCGTGtgggtcttatacactgatattctaTTTTTTATATCATGTTTTTCTATGGTTTTATGGGTTAAGCAGAGTGAAGACCTGACTATCATTAAGGTAGAagttatagaggaagaagaagagatgtatgtgaggggtgatcagcagtgtaaggaggaggaactccctacagatatcagcacaggttagTAATAAACACTTACTACAGAAAAGAGTCAATATTcttcttgctcagtcactacaacaatctcttatcctacgagggtaagatacatttccctcattagtttgtactgacagaggagggtctctgtcagtacaaactaatgagggaaatgtatctacCCAGTGGGGGGAGTCAgggtccatcagcccctattatactcctgctctccccctcacatcatgtcactgtatgttaccagcccagagatctgaccagtctcctccccacactctctggtgtatctcatacatcaggagccatcagcccctattatactcctgctctccccctcacatcatgtcactgtgtgttaccagcccagagatctgaccagtctcctccccactctctctggtgtatctcatacatcagtacaaGGTGATCCCATCACCTATCAGTGGGACGAGACCCTTTGTGACATTGCTAATATACCAATGCACTACTCCATGTGACATTACCATTTATTTTCCTAATGTGATAATACCTGATTGGCTGTAAAGTAGTAGGTGAGTCCCCTCACCCTAAGTTCAtagtcatcacacacacacacacacacacacacacacacacacacacacacacacacacactctctctctctctgttctttcCTAGACTAAAGTTATACCTTACAGTTGAAGCATGGCTCTGGCCGCTGGGCTGTGCTGAGGTTGACCAGAGGAGCATTCAGTGCTACCTGTCCACCTGGAGTGGATGTGCCTCCATGCCCAAGACGTGTTTCTATGTATGCCCACGTTACCTCTGGTTCCATGACttcagtgtatgtgtgtgagggCAGTGTCTGGATGGGCATTGTGGTTGGACTGTATCATTATCTAATGAGCTTCCTGTCCTGTGATGGTGGCTGGACAATGCCATGTTACTCATTACCATCTGCATTTAGGGTAAGGTTGCCCGTAATGCTTGTGTGTTGAATTGTAAGACAATGTATCTATTCTACAGAAGTGTCATATTTGCGGCATGTACACTTATTATTGTAATAACATTGTAGTCATTTGCATGTAGACTTCTTGTTTGTACCTTGAGAAGTCACTTTTCTTTACTATTCATGAATTCAATTTCTGTACATTTACTTTATTTCCAGCAGATAGATGCCAAAGCAAGAATACAACAGAGGGGTGTCTCATTTTATCTCCTGAatttaaaaaagaaagaagaaaaaagaaaaaaagggagaaAAGAACACGACATTCTGCGGGAGAAAACCCCATTATCCTAAATGTACTTCCAGTACCTCATCGGGCAGATCTATCCTCTAATCCTAAGGAAGGTTCTCCTGATACCTCAGATGTTGTTACACACAGTACAGCTCGCACAGTAATtccctgctctgagtgtgggaaatgttttacacagaaattagCTCTCGtaagacatcagagaactcacacaggtgagaggccgtttccatgtcctgagtgtgggaaaagctTTACAGTTAAATCCAGTCtggttacacatcagagaattcacacaataGAGAAAACATTTCcatgctcggagtgtgggaaacgATTTACAGTGAAATCCAATCTTCTAACCCATCAGAGAATTCATGTTGGTGACAAACCCTTTCCATGCTCTGACTGCGGAATgcgttttacaaagaaatcaaatcttgttcagCATCTGAGAATTCACACcggggagaagccatttccatgttcggagtgtgggaaatgtttccgaTTTAAAACgggtcttgttaaacatcagagaattcacacaggtaacAAACCATACccgtgttctgagtgcgggaaatgttttaccgtTAAATTCAATCTCGTTAAGCATCAAATAATTCACACAGGCGAGAAACCGTTTCCGTGctccgagtgcgggaaatgttttacgcagaaatcaaatcttgtagaACAtcggagaactcacacaggtgagaaaccgtttccctgttctgagtgtgggaaatgttttacccataaatcacatcttgttagacatcagaaaagccacacaggtgagaaaccattttctcatTCAAGAACCTGATTATGGCAAATAAGGAATCTTTTTATTGGTAATAAAATGCAGACAAGAACAGACCAATAAAGGAAGGAGGTGATTTATATAAGTAGTTCTGAAGTCTGTTATATACTTGCTAGGTTTATATATGAAGATGCAAAAAATAGATATGGCCTCATACATCTTAGCTGCAGTCGcgtcaaacagcccctcttggcacgctagGTTGTGTGAGagtcgggcatctttttttttgCTTCGTTATTGCTGAAATGCATCTAGGACATAATGATGGGACTAGGACGCATAagactgctgattaatatgatacatgacacttgtatatctgtgaggctctgaatctgtatacgtagtgctacaatgtagcagccatttCAAAAAGAGGCGCACAATTGTACGTGTTTATAAGtaaaaacaaaaaatgtaaaaatacacTTCTAGTGAGAATTGTGTAAGATTACACGAGGCTAGTAGCCACCAATAAAATCACATTTGCATATTTAAGCTGAGCTGAAAGCGAGACCATATAATGTGGATATCACAAGGTATTAATAAATGGTCAGTTTGTTCATTCTGCATGTAGTAAATACCAGGATGAAGGTGAATTCTCTATAGTTACTTTATGGTTCCACTGTCAGAGTCCTGTGATATTAATGCCTCCACAAGGACCCACTGATGGTACCAGTGTTAATTTTGTCGaaattttgactaaaagtattcattggggtcaattctattcggcaacttaagaatagcgccgggaattagctcccaacgctattcaattcagctccagttaagtcggcgatgtcccgttctcgccgactaaacaggttgaattgtcgggagaacgggcattctccgacttaactccccggcgcgaggctgattcccgacagaatcagcctcgcgctggccgcgaggcagcacttttgtcgggtttcttctctcatcccccggggatgagagaagaattcccgacaattgcgggtcactagcagccgaattgaatagcgtcgggagctaattcccggtgctattcttaagttgccgaatagaattgaccccattgactacagtttatttcaggactaaaactAGACTAAAATGAaagctgagatccactgactaaacctTAACTAAAACTAAGCAAAACaaaaagtgactaagactaaaacttaAAATCTGTGTCAAAGGACAGTggaattaacactggaagtagggctgtaaattatatgttctagatatttgcagaaaatatatatgtttttatgataGTTAATTATGATTAATATTGTCCCTATAAATGCAAAGGGACTAAATTCCCCTCAAAAGAGGAGACTAGCTCTGAATTATTTTCATAAACTTAAAGCACAGATACAGTAGTTGCAGTCCAAGAgacgcactttaaaaaaaaacgaccCCCATCGCAATTTAGCAACATGAGATTCCGCCAATGTTATGTGGCAAATTGCCCGGCTAAAATAGCTGGGGTGGCAATTTTAGTGTCACATTACAATATGAGGATCCTGAGGGGAGATATTTAATCTTGACTGGCCTTGAGAATATAGAGGTTACCTTAGTAGCTTGCTATGCCCCAAACACCAAACAATTATGGTTTTGTAGGAAGCTTTGCTCCAAAATACAGCGATATATTTAAGGTGCCTTGCTAATACTGGGAGACTTTAACATGGTCTTGGACCCAGTAATGGACAGATCATGTAAACAAGCTCCACTCTCCTGTCAGCCTCTTGAATATGCTAAGGGATTTCGCCAAttactggcggaatatgatctttttgACGTATGGCGTACTAAACACCCACTAAACTTACTCTAGAATAGACCTTGCCTTATCTTATAAGTGGTCTTTGCCTTCTATTAGTAACATAAATATCCTCCCCATAACATGGTCAGACCGTTCTCCTCTATTCAATGTTTGGGATATTGTGAAAAGGACGTCTCCTAGTTCTTGGAACTTGGGAAGGCAGATTCTTAATCAGCTGGAGGCTCATCAGGCCATTCAGTCTTCCCTTGATTTTTTTTCTATAAGAGACCTCTCCTGAGGAAACATCCACCTTTAATTTTTGGTGCTCTCTCAAGACAGTGGTTAGGGGTTCAACGATTCAAATTCCAGCAAAGCTTAAGAAGGACTATAAGAAAAGATTTGAGCAGACCAAATTAAAAATTGCCAAATTAGAGAGTGCGCACACAGCTAACTCTTCTGATAAAGCGACATTTCATTCATTGCTTGAGACTAGAGATAGTGTAAGTGCATTCTATCTTGCCAAAGTGCAACATAATATCAATAAACTTAATAAAAAATGTTTACGTGTTTGGAAACCGGGCCAGTAAGTTCATGGCAAGGAAACTGAGAGGTAGGAAAATTAGAGAGAGGTTTCAGAACATATATCCCGATAAGGTTGTGAGCATTTCTGACCCAGCGTTGTTGCGTCATACTATTGTAAACTATAAAACTTGAAAGATGACCCCTTTTCTATTCAACGTAATACGTTTACTAAAGAGAAATTTCGGGGAGAACTTCGTCTTCCTGCATTGTCACCTGAGGTCTGTCTGTCTCTTAACGCTCCTCGGACGCTAGAAGAAGTAGGAGTGGCTATTGACGCTTTACCATGTGTAAAGGCATCGGGCCCAGATGGTTATCTTTCTAACttttataaaaattttaaaagaAAGTTAAGCCCGGTGCTGTTACCTGTATTTAATGAAGCTTCAGAATCAAAAAGGTTTCTAAAAGAGATGTTGGAAGCACAAATTACCACCATCCCTAAGCCAAGGAAGAACCAAACTGTGGTTCAAAATTGTGGTTCGATAGACTACATTGGGTTTTTTTACAAGCCACTTTGAGAAAGTTTGGCTTTGATGGTAGGTTGTTGGATTCCATTCTTGCACTTTATTCAACACCATCAGCTAAAGTTtttgtaaacaaatgtctctcctcCGGATTTGAGATTTTTAACTTTGTCCCCCAACACCTCCCCTTATTTTTGCACTGGCAGTTAAGCCTCTGGCTGAATGAATTAGATCTCAGGAATTAATTTGGGGCCCACAGTTGGGGGATACTTTGTGTGTAAGATCCCGAAACCTCCTTGCCGGATGTCCATTCAGTTTTTCAAGACTATTTGGAAGTTTCTAAATACGAATAAGACTGAAGCTCTTCCATTTAATATCCCACTGGACTTGTTAAATAAACTAAAATAATCTTTTAGATATGCCTGGCTGGGACCTACCTGAAGTATCTAGGTATCTACTGGGCAAGTGATAATATAATTGATTGTAATTATGCCCCTTTGTTGAGAGCTTTTGAGGGACTGACTGGAGAGTGTATGATGCAGGGGGTTTCATGGTTGGGTAGGATTGCAGCAGCAAAAATGGTCCTCCTACTAAAGTTAATGTATTTATTTTGAGCTTATTTCTAGACCACTACCAAAGTATTTATGCAATAAATGTAATCCGATTCTGTCCAAATATATTTGGAAGGGCTCTAAACCCCACATTGCTAAAAGTACCTTAATTTTGTCTAAACTTTCAGGAGCAGTATCTTTCCCAGACCTTGAGAAATACCATGTATCATGCCTTCTGAGCCAGGCTAGAGACTGGTTCAAATCTGAATCCCCAAAGCCTTGGGTATCTCTAGAGAGCTGTAGTTTATTCCTGGTAGCGTTACCAGATCTGTTGTAGTTGCCGACTTCTGTTTCACGCAAATTGGCAATCTTGTGTAAATCAACGAAGACTACTATGGAGGTGTGCCATAAATTAGTCTCCTCTTGTGACAAGATATCTTTACCGCCTCCCTTATTGTCATTAAATTCCCTGATGTTTCTAATCCCGAACTTGGCATTAAATAAATGAATAAGGAGTGGATTGATTACGATAGGAGACCTTTTCATTGAAGATAACTTGGATTCCTTTTACTCATTTGCAAGATCAATATAACATTCAGAAGCAGGattttataaaatataaaatatctgGAATTGAGAAATTGGCTTCAATCCTTTCTTCTTTCGCCCATAAAGAAGCCAGCCTTCCCAGCATTGATCAAAGCCAGACTGGATTCTTCCTTTCATAAGGAAGGAATTTCCTGGTGGTACCAGTTTCAACTCTCAAGCAGTAAGAAAATCAAACTAGGATCCCAGATTAAGTGGGAGAGACATACAGCTAGATCTTTTTAAAGAAGAAGAGTGGGATATTCTATTTAGTACTTGTTTTAAACTGTAAATGTATAAACCACTCAGAAATTATTTTCAGATTGATCCAGAAGGCTTATTTTATGTAAAGCCTCTAGATCTAAATTTTGTTGGGAGTAATTGTGGAGAGATTGGCGATTATTTAACATGTTTCtcatgtgtcctagaggatgctggggtcacatcaagaaccatggggtatagacggggatccgcaggagacaggggcactttaagactttgaatgagtgtgaactggatcctccctctatgcccctcctccagactccagtttagaattgtgcccagggagactggatgcactctctgaggagctctactgagtttctctgaaaagacatgttaggtttgttattttcagggagaactgctggctacagtctccctgcttcgtgggacttaggggagagaagtcagacctacttctgtgagtttaaaggctctgcttctttggctacaggacaccattagctcctgagggtctgatcgctaggtacgcctagatgctcgttcccagagcccgccttaacccctcttgcagagccagaagtcagatgagtagaagaagaaaagaagacttcagtgacggcttatgaggtaccgcacagcgatcgcacgctgtgtgccatgctcccacacagaacagcactacagggtgcagggcgcggggggggcggcgccctgggccgcatataaacctcaaaaataagactggcaagaagggacataggtgcctaggcactgtactaacccccaccagtataaagatttagttgaaaatagcgggactgaagcgcgcaattgagggggtggggcttagtcctctcagctcacacagctcagcggcATTTTCGATGTAGGCAAGCTAGTCCCTCCTCAAACTTCTGAATaaaatcagggtgcaaaacggggtggggggggcacagaaatattggtgcaatatatagatatatttaataTTACGCATTCCTTAGTGTTTCAAGACCGGTGAttaggcactgggttgtgagctggcaatcttcctctgtgtctctctgacagactttactgttggtctgtcccctatatgcccggtgtgtcggtgggtTTTGAtacacgtgtcggcatgtctgaggctgagtgctcttcccacaaacggctgtgggagtgaccctgtcggcaccgccggctcctgatggtacttggtacatgtgtcgacatgtaggtggctgaatgttttttcccCAAGAGATaacgatattagggacacagacgtgtgtgggtggccatGTAGGCACCACCAATACCTGACTGGGATAAAATTTGCAAatcagaaagatatatatatatatatatatatatgttgcataactgtgtcccaaacacagacatagaaatatctatggaggatgtcatgttcatagctatatttccctcagacccctcggggtcgcaaaaatattatttctctaacgtcctagtggatgctggggactccgtaaggaccatggggaatagacgggctccgcaggagactgggcactctaaagaaagatttaggactatctggtgtgcactggctcctccccctatgaccctcctccaagcctcagttagatttctgtgcccggctgagctggatgcacactaggggctctcctgagctcctagaaagaaagtatagtttaggtttttttattttcagtgagacctgctggcaacaggctcactgcacgagggactaaggggagaagaagcgaacctacctaagtggtggtagcttgggcttcttaggctactggac
Proteins encoded in this region:
- the LOC135054510 gene encoding gastrula zinc finger protein XlCGF26.1-like isoform X1, coding for MMENHRPLTSLDGPSNRDTPERCARPLYSQDCTEETHRIPQEDQGEDLTVIKLEDVEEEEETYVTDMKAEDIDGEEEMYVRGDQQCKEEEISTDISTGGSSNTNCPERCPRPLYSRDCTEENHRTPQEDQQSEDLTIIKVEVIEEEEEMYVRGDQQCKEEELPTDISTADRCQSKNTTEGCLILSPEFKKERRKKKKREKRTRHSAGENPIILNVLPVPHRADLSSNPKEGSPDTSDVVTHSTARTVIPCSECGKCFTQKLALVRHQRTHTGERPFPCPECGKSFTVKSSLVTHQRIHTIEKTFPCSECGKRFTVKSNLLTHQRIHVGDKPFPCSDCGMRFTKKSNLVQHLRIHTGEKPFPCSECGKCFRFKTGLVKHQRIHTGNKPYPCSECGKCFTVKFNLVKHQIIHTGEKPFPCSECGKCFTQKSNLVEHRRTHTGEKPFPCSECGKCFTHKSHLVRHQKSHTGEKPFSHSRT
- the LOC135054510 gene encoding gastrula zinc finger protein XlCGF26.1-like isoform X3 produces the protein MMENHRPLTSLDGPSNRDTPERCARPLYSQDCTEETHRIPQEDQGEDLTVIKLEDVEEEEETYVTDMKAEDIDGEEEMYVRGDQQCKEEEISTDISTGGSSNTNCPERCPRPLYSRDCTEENHRTPQEDQQSEDLTIIKVEVIEEEEEMYVRGDQQCKEEELPTDISTDRCQSKNTTEGCLILSPEFKKERRKKKKREKRTRHSAGENPIILNVLPVPHRADLSSNPKEGSPDTSDVVTHSTARTVIPCSECGKCFTQKLALVRHQRTHTGERPFPCPECGKSFTVKSSLVTHQRIHTIEKTFPCSECGKRFTVKSNLLTHQRIHVGDKPFPCSDCGMRFTKKSNLVQHLRIHTGEKPFPCSECGKCFRFKTGLVKHQRIHTGNKPYPCSECGKCFTVKFNLVKHQIIHTGEKPFPCSECGKCFTQKSNLVEHRRTHTGEKPFPCSECGKCFTHKSHLVRHQKSHTGEKPFSHSRT
- the LOC135054510 gene encoding oocyte zinc finger protein XlCOF6.1-like isoform X4, whose amino-acid sequence is MKAEDIDGEEEMYVRGDQQCKEEEISTDISTGGSSNTNCPERCPRPLYSRDCTEENHRTPQEDQQSEDLTIIKVEVIEEEEEMYVRGDQQCKEEELPTDISTADRCQSKNTTEGCLILSPEFKKERRKKKKREKRTRHSAGENPIILNVLPVPHRADLSSNPKEGSPDTSDVVTHSTARTVIPCSECGKCFTQKLALVRHQRTHTGERPFPCPECGKSFTVKSSLVTHQRIHTIEKTFPCSECGKRFTVKSNLLTHQRIHVGDKPFPCSDCGMRFTKKSNLVQHLRIHTGEKPFPCSECGKCFRFKTGLVKHQRIHTGNKPYPCSECGKCFTVKFNLVKHQIIHTGEKPFPCSECGKCFTQKSNLVEHRRTHTGEKPFPCSECGKCFTHKSHLVRHQKSHTGEKPFSHSRT
- the LOC135054510 gene encoding gastrula zinc finger protein XlCGF26.1-like isoform X2 gives rise to the protein MMENHRPLTSLDGPSNRDTPERCARPLYSQDCTEETHRIPQEDQGEDLTVIKLEDVEEEEETYVTDMKAEDIDGEEEMYVRGDQQCKEEEISTDISTGGSSNTNCPERCPRPLYSRDCTEENHRTPQEDQSEDLTIIKVEVIEEEEEMYVRGDQQCKEEELPTDISTADRCQSKNTTEGCLILSPEFKKERRKKKKREKRTRHSAGENPIILNVLPVPHRADLSSNPKEGSPDTSDVVTHSTARTVIPCSECGKCFTQKLALVRHQRTHTGERPFPCPECGKSFTVKSSLVTHQRIHTIEKTFPCSECGKRFTVKSNLLTHQRIHVGDKPFPCSDCGMRFTKKSNLVQHLRIHTGEKPFPCSECGKCFRFKTGLVKHQRIHTGNKPYPCSECGKCFTVKFNLVKHQIIHTGEKPFPCSECGKCFTQKSNLVEHRRTHTGEKPFPCSECGKCFTHKSHLVRHQKSHTGEKPFSHSRT